tttaaagagGTGAATGCACCGTtcagaacaatttattttaatgtttgtttctcTGTAGGAAAACACTTTTAAAGTTATTCTCTAATGGAATTCTTTCTGGtgatattagtaatattttttatccattttatttaaaagcatactTCCTTGTaaacgaataaatataaatttctttaatattttagctgttttattcttagaaataaagaaaactatgaaattattttatgattttatctttaagaattttgtatttgaatttagaatttaaataaattccataaaagtTATTGAATTGACAGTTGAAATGGTTTTAATAATTAGCACGATTTCACGtctcttttaatctttaaaatattttcaaacatgaatattttcctctgtttgaatttttttgttgttatttcttaaaattaaaaaaaaaaagaataattaagttGTAAGATAACAGGAAATAGTAGCTATATATGATTGAAGCGTTGCATTATTTTGCTTACCttcttattgcatttttttttctgcactatttttttgttatacctaaataatgaaatagtatttcaaatgttaaaacaagttttcaaccataaaaaaaattgttatgtactttttatttattataatatcctagatatatttatataattcaaatggaACTTTTTTCCAATTCTGTGTAAGAATTCACACTCACTACCATCCATTTTTGACTTTAATTTTGATCAAGTTAAcagttaataaaattgtttttgtacttcagttttcacgaaaaaaatatatttaataggagttttatttaaactattcataactctaaagtaattaattttaattaaaaattgaaattaaaattatatttgttgttgttttttctctaCATCCTATTAACTTATAatgcaattcaaataatttataataaattacaataaattttggtGATATACTcaacttttgttgaaaaaaaaatcatgcagtgTAGGGTTAAACATGTGTAAAtgaaaagttaaacaaaaaattaaaattcttgtagTTGTTTcctattctataataataataaagacgaatgtgtgtttgtgttggcGATCTATAGGCCAGACCATTTCACATaaagctacaatttttttttgaatttaattttggatttataCAATTAggacttttttgaaatatatttattgatcgaaacaaaataaaatattgttatttacccaatttaaatccttttgaaagtaaaattggaaactgaatttcattatgaattagagaattttttactgaataattctttgaaatattgcataaattatgaaaataattctgtagtgcacataagacttcaatgccgaacgattatgttttctgtactcatatttttcaaaaaacatactTGGTttcatcaaaaaacatttttgtattaattgaactTCCACTTCTACTTTATTTAGAAACAGAAAATTACAGATGTATAGTAAAATGAAGAGAACGGCGTAagacttctataatagtatgagttatatgactagcaaaatttgaagtttaaaaatattttgttgaagaagctattaagagaccaagttacataaaatatttaattgaacattttaacgaacattaaatcCGGCGAAcctgctggtcgccaaaggcggcaagtatATAATAACATTATCTCTAAATCAAAgtgtaaatcaaaaatttcttaaataaacataaaaaaattactttatcactttaaattattttcaagttgtTTCATAAATTATGTCAAttgatatatgatttaaaatttttcaataaaaagacaGCTATTTCAGAGTCAACCAAAACTCAACGCAACCAGAATTcaattgatttgatttaaaaatttcgaaaactaaaacaaaatattgctATTCATAAAACAagcaaatcaataaatatttaaagttatatacCAAATACTTGATACGCCAAAATAGGTTTGCATAAAATTGGCTACTTATAacacgtttttattttaaaatccccccccccgcAAAAAAAACCCCAACCTGTTaccatttacaaattaaaaaaaaaatatgaaaataattatttgtcgtcttattcaaaaatatacataaaaacaagAATGTTTCAAATACCAACATGCGCTCGAGCGGAACGCAACAGCGTTAACTGAACGGAAACCTTTGGAATCCAATATTGTTTAATCGATTATCTGGTTTAGCGACAATTCTTTCATGCTTAAAATATGTTTCGTTTGTGTCATTAATGGCTGACCTTTCGGTTTAATGGTTGACGTATTCGATGGCACAACACGATAAAAAAAGCCAAGTTGAAGCAATACCAGAtatggaatttattattattctttctttttcaggaTCGACCCTGTGGTGTTAACAAAAGCAGAAGCCACTGAGATTCTGGCGAGGGAAGGCCAAAGGCCAGGCACTTACCTCTTGTACGAAGATGTCGAGAAGGAGAGGATTTGTCTCTCTTTCAGGTGATTGCCCCTATCTTTGTGTTCATCAATAAGTCACAAACTTTCTGTTCTATTTCTTTATCATAGGtggatttttacattataaaattctaGGCAATTATCATCATGATGaatctgttttaataattaataaatttattttcacattttagtacatttttaaattatcaatatgttaatgaattttttagcggtttttttacttactttttgtaacttacttcttaaaaatatatgattttatttatttattttaaaatcatttatttaaaattgaagctgtaaaatttgtcagaaaattgcttataataattaataatttccttaCTTTCGAAACAAGAATTATCTCACAAATACGATTTTAATATGAAgttaaagttcgaaaaattatttcttttaatgatactaaggatttaaccaacaaattaaatttctattttaatgatttttttaaaaaaataatttaattatatttttcaacaatttatctcgcgcaaaataaaaataaaatttaacctgcatgaGCACGTTTCGcgtgcatgggaaaaaattagcttttattaatgtgttgccatcacattaataaaagctcaaattagaaaatgttaccggaaattaaatctagaaaagtgtaattttcagcacgtgtctgcatgaaatgaaataaaataagaaatataatattttctaaaatataattgcagtttaatcatttccactttaatttaaagttgaaattttacgggAGCTGACAGAATATTAGAGATACACATAGTACATTATGGTTGAAAGATTTTGTACAAATGTGACTGAATTATatgagtatcaaaatttaaaatttaaaaggtattttgatgaagaagctgttAAAAgtgataaagtatttaatttaaaattttggcgaGCATTAAGACTGGAGAACCGACtcgtcgctaaaggcggctagtattcaatgaagtttttaaaaccatttaGCAGTATTTTGCtgctgaaatttcaaagcaatCAAAATGTGTTGgcttgttatgaaatattattaataaatataatattaaaaattattatttattctacaaaAGCTGTCaagtgaagaaaatatattaattatttaattgatgaaaaattaatattccaatgtatttttaaaaagtaattaaattgaataatattttaaataataatttaaataatttagtataaatactaattataatcctaatattttatgatccctaaaatgagcaattttttatatatttattatgtgttaaaaaagattaaacattttttaattgggctttaatttttttatgcccTTTCTTTAAGGAACTGCTTATTCGGAAATCAGCTGCTGTTCTGtatattttaatccattataGATCTTTTTTAGTTTATAAGTTCGTAAATTTTTGGACATAAATTCCACAGTTTTAACCTGTCGTCACAtcggtaaaatatattttcttacttttccaAACTGTGTCATGTGATAAGCTGAGTTAAGTTTGTTTACATTGCGAAGAATTTCTTAgcacaaataaaattgaattaaatgcagcGGTTGTTTCCAATAAATAGGcacgaattttaaaaagaaggttTCCTTTAGCTATCAGTAGATGGCATTGTCATTTCAGTCTACGAAATTTTGGCAACATGAAGATTGTAATAAACCATTCGACCGTTAATccataaaaattttggaatcaattcctcaatttctttgtttaacatttgatTTCAGGAATATTAATGCCAATATTGtgattaatactattaaaaataatgcaataaattttttgtttattttgcaatGTAGTTGGCATACGTATTACTCGAAATCgaatattattgctcaaaaactAACCatttttagttctttaaaaactactttaaaattaataaaaaattaatttttaacgatatgcatttcattttcaatcaattctttgtcggattcaaatttttttaaaaaaagtttttaaatatattttacaataatacttttcattgttataGCTGCTGAATTAGCATTTGCATTCGTTGtgtcgatatttaaaaatattatatgcctGTTATCAATACTAAgtaattaataccaaattttaattctaaaataaagcaCGGTGATTCAAACCTAAAAAACTGTTATGATGTGGTGCTTCAGAGTAGAAATTCgaatcttctttaaatattttataccagtgatatgacttaataaaatatttttcttcagtgcATTCaccatgaaaaattcattaacattttgatCAAGTACTTTTATTATAGAAGCATTGTGTTTTTATCGGACGTTCCACTTCCATTTcctgaattttattcattcatttaatgcaaagattgattatttttttttaaatgcaggaCGACGGAGGGAGAAGTGGTCCACTACTCCATCGTGAAATTAAACGATTTGTTCTACTTCAATGACTTTCCCTTTCCCTACCTCGAATCCATTGTTCTCTACTACAAGAAATACAAGTTCAAGGACACGCGCCTCACGCAACAGGTAAGACCCTTTTGAATTACTCCAGATAATTCACCGTGGGTACTTTCACTGCCTTATCTTGTCTGGAGGAAGTAATTTATTTccattgattaaaatttagaataattgtcAGGAAAAAATATACGATATATAGTGGaacttttatatttcagaaacttttagtaagggaaaaaaaaaaaaaaaatcgaataatcgaattttttcaggaatttttGATTGTGATCCAAGACATTTTTTATGTAtcgaatattttttctgtatatcgAACGAagatttttgcataaatatttgataacaaGTAATAGATTTTGATTGTATTAAGTATTATTGATGAtatatatcttgattttttttaattaaataaggcGTATAAATTAAATAAGGTAACAAACTGTTTTATTGATTCTTACtgcaatagaaattttgaaagtatgaaacACTTTCCAATGGGTTATTCTTAACTTCTATTTTACGAATCCCTTTCTTAATGTGGAGCGTGATTTTTACTTTACAGCCAGCTCAATTTTGTTTCTTATGGTGGGTATAAACTCAAGAAGAAAATCTTAAAGCACAATGGAGAAGTTCAGCTTAATAACATAGCTTAAGATATAgagaaaggaatgaaaaatacatatcaGCCAAAAAAAgtacgaatttttttcaaaggataAACAATCTTGAAAAatggttatttatatatttttgatattttaattcttttaatggtttttaaaCCCTAAGCAACTGATTATTCATAATTGTTTACATGTTAAATACAACATGTTAAATCTTGTAATGTGCATTTCTGTAAGattaatttctatatatcgaaaTTCTGTGTATCGAAGCTTCTTCCAGatatattcaaattcattatatAGATCTTTGACTGTACATTTTGCTTGAAAAAAGGAAaggttttgattaaaaaaaatgacatgcgCATTATATTTTTAGCTATGTTCCGCCCCctaattttagaaagtaaaatacaaataagtaaataaaataaataaataaagaataagataATCAAAGTGATTCATgggagatattttaaaataattgttataataattaagtTCTTAATCTTGATTTTCGAATTATGTTcccataaagaaatatttttgattcaagaTATGCGATAATTATAGAGGCAGTTCTAATCCCACATGGTTGACTTGCTTTACCACAGGACTTGTAATTATtagataaatactaaaaaatcaaatatgtatttacaaaGCTTGTATTCCAGTCGacataaaatccaaaattagagatataattattgtatttacaagataacacaccaaatttcatgtatttaatcaTTGCGATTTTAAGTTGTGACGTttagatgcataaaaaaatactgaCCGACAGATGATTAGctcagttcaaaatttgataaaaaaaaatctttattttcgatgctaaaactgtgaactaaattatatctatctagctttttatgttttgtaattatcgtgttcccTTGTACTCGAACAGAtggacagatagacttcttctgaatggatttcgttcaaaatttggcagaaatttggtgtaaagaccacataccaaatttcattcttatagctcaaagcgtttttgggtAGCTggttcacaaacagacagacataattccgaaatatgtttttcggactctaGGAGTCTGAAACagggaaattcaaaaaaatttctaattccaaattttttgacaattacagtatTTTAGTACAGTTTTATTAGCGAAAGTAAAAAGTAAACGCCTTTTCGCTGATGTTAGttttattcctatatttttatttctaatcttaatatattttaagacaaataCTATGCGTTGGTACAGTTATTGAACTTATACACACTTGCTTTCACATTATCTTTGCTATAATTagggataaatttttattaaataaaataaagataaacgaaAGGCAAAAACACTATCATGGTTAGATTTTTTTGGGCTAGTGtttcgaattttcttttctattttctcgtatacgaaacaTATGAAAAAGTACTATAATtctcaaagaattcgaactcgaaattttcacgaatttctacgtttcagatcttcctgagttcgaaaaaggtattaaaaaaatgcccGTCTCTGTGTATGacaaagacaatttaaaaacgctttaagTTAGACAGATGGAATTTTCCATTCGGCCTTTActcctaatttgtagatttctatcatattttgagtaaaTGCAATTTAGAGAAAGTCTATCTGTTCAACTGTTCTAATATAAGTAaacgcaataactacaaaatcaaattttgaaccaaatccaataagggattgaccgtctggtGGTCTCTGCTTTCAGAAACACGTagaagcgataactcaaaaatgcagtgacttaaatatatcaaatttgttatgggattAAGTGActtacaatttttgtttcaattaattgtGAGAAACGCGTCTAaaagacaaattcgattttcgaatattattaatcacatgccaatattaatcgccaaaaatttcgCCAAGGATTGCATAaaggattcagtaaaaaatgttaaattcatgccaaaggttaatatttcgtaactattgtacgccagtgccatacaAGGCTTTctttggaataatatttctattagagaatatgcgggaAAGTTTGTGGAGACCATTTCCCCCTGGTTTTGTATtaacatggaattatttttttacttataaaaaacgaagaatgatttacttaaaaacaaCGAAGAATGATTTATTATCCATTAGccctccactttttttttatcaacctaTTTTGATGCAacagataaaagaataaaaaaaatcctgttctCGAATATGAAAGCATCTGAAGATATTAATTTGCACCTTTTGGcgttaaaaagatttatataatgtgaaaaaataatttaaaaatcttaaaatcctctttctcattttttattttcgattCCTCCTCCCATTATCATCagccaatttcaaaataaatcataaaaaagaatataatcaaAATTCCAGAGCTTTCGGAGGCAGGAACTATCTTCAGGTAAAGGCAAGGAAAATACGTTTTCGGCGCAGAAAAATTCATACCGAGGTTATTAATATAGCAGATTCACGGTAAATTTTATCACGTAACCGCAATATCTAGTAAGTAGCATTTTTTAAACACTTCTCCGCGGTtgaaatctgattttttattcaggcacatcaatttttaaagaaggaaaaagaaaataagggATATATTGgaggaaaagaagaaataaaagcattgGGAAGATAAAGCGGCTGTTCTTCTGAAATAAAGAACAATTCCCATATTTCTTGATAAACAGAGGAATCTGTCTTGTTCGAATTAAGGTCGCAGTTGCAGAGCCGAAATAAATTACCTATGAGAGATTTATTAACTCATAAATTGGGTTGATGTTATAAATGATTGTTATTGTTCGAAGGATGCTTTTATCCATAGGTCATAAATTCAGTTTGTTTTgcattatttgtgaaattattacgtgagaaaataatgtttattattaatgaagCTGATTATAGATTACTTTCTTATTATTgtccttgttattttaattgaattctagCCGCCTTTGGGAACTAGTTTGGTTGCAGGGAATATTGGTTGCTtttgatgtaatttaaatttcttttttccataatATGATATTTATGGTTTCCTTAACAaactaattttaatcatttacctTATTTTAAATGAACACTAGCTGCCGTTGGGGACCAGCTTGATTTTCCATGAATATcggttgtttttaatttaaattaaatttcttattccaTGATTTGATATTTACAGTTACTTCaacaaactaattttaataacttaccatattattttaaatgaacactAACCACCTTTGGGAACCAGTTTATTTCGCGGAAAATATTggttgcttttaatttaaattaaatttctttttccatcaTTTGATATTTATAGTTACTTCAACAAACTAAATTTAAGCATCAAATAATTCTTATGGGAAATGTGAAATGaagcgaagttttttttttttatttctcttgacaACGgacggtgtgtgtgtgtgtgggggggagcAAGCTGTCAATGATGATGCATTTAAGAGCTAagaatttcaatatgaaatacAATTGGCAAAATTGGTGCAGAACTTGGACTTAGGCactatcacaaaatattttttcatataaagaatGGTAAATGAAATAATGTAGCAATATGTATTCGGCTAGCTGAAAATTCATTAAGAGGTAcaatacaaattgaaaataaattatgtataccTACAACTGAATTTAATTAAGACGCaaacattacataaaataattacaaaacatttccattgataataaaaacaaatatctctGTGTATTTTTGGTTTTCTATAAGCCAGTTCGTTTGATCTacaaataccaaatttggtacatatataccttgggtGGTAAAAATGTGTATCTCAGAgcgatttttaaacaaaatttgttagaattttattaattaaaagttaagatatATTTTGGCATTTTCCCGCAACAACGTTCAAAAATATCAcataaagatgaatttaatacagtttttaaatttaagaaattatctttttaatcatatcaatttacaatcgcatgatttttttctaaattttgttgcaatgtttcaatattatattttttaaactactgCCGTTCACTCatacaaaaaagttaaaattatattgaaggtcaacagaaaaaaaaaaacataattttgtttgatattttaaatgtttataacatGTTGCTTCCCTTGGACATTcgttaatttcctttttcttttcttttcaggcTGTTCTCAGCCCTTACATCAAGTCGCAGCGATCCAAGAGAATATCCGGATACCTGAAACTGGACACTGTCCGAGAATCGGAGAGAGATTCTCATGTCTGATGTGTGTTATTAGAGACTGTCATTTCAACTAGTTGCCATGTTGTCATCGTAGAATGCgtctcaaaattcaaaatgtagaCTTCCCATGACCttcatattttgtgttttatatgtGTATAGTATTTatctcaaaagtttttttatctGTCTTTTTCTTCGTCGTGAAAATGCTTTTCGGTAGATATAAATATTTCGgtgaataaaacttcaaaatgaaagcCATACACGTTAACCATAGAATTTGTTTTGTAGAATCTGCTGCTTTTTTTGTGCTATCTGTAATGTTTCAAAATGAgttgtatatatttgaataaattttatttgtaagtttaatattttgtttccgTTTTTTATTGTGTGCTACAACTATTGCAACTGTAATTTAGATGACTATGTCGAAAAGTCGACTTTTTGCGAAaataagatttcttaaatttaatattcataatgtttGAACAGGCCTCTTTATAAAAcccgttagaattttgtttctaagccTATTTTTTTGGGAATTGACACtgatttttgtatttgcatttagattcatttcaatgctattttacatctttagatgttattttctcaaattctaatctttgatcgaattttcttatgaaaaacctaattaattaaaatttaatgcatatattttgttcaaatttgatacaataatttctcaatatgctcTGCTGCACtgaatttgagaataaattatttatttagaaatactttatagttgttttagtgcttcacaatgtcaaaaattgatttttttgttatttatcaatcgaacccggatatttaaagaatggatagaaataaaatttattttttagttcagaaactagataatatatttcttaaattgtcTACAAAATCATTCGTTAAACCTCTAAGTCAATCATTTGATAACCTTTAGTAAAtgatttgataaacctctaaactaaaagatttttgctttatatcatttttgattaaaaacacGCCTTTTTGTCCAATTTCTAAAGAACTTTTGCCACTTAActtgtatatttataaagatgcATAAGATATACTtgcttcaaagatattttttatgcaaatattcaaaaatataacgatttatttttaatgtttttcaaaaattcatcccgaacgcAGGAAAACACCTTAACAATTTTACACggggaaaaattaataatgtaaattattaagcAGTTTTAAATGATACTTGTaccaaaatatatctaatataaagatgatttttaaaaaaaatcttttatgaaatgCTAGATAACAAAATGTTatcaatgttattttttcatgtatcCATTTTTGGCATCGATATATTTTTTGCAacgttttaagatattttattcctttacaattaaaaagaaattttaaatctttttcttcctAATACTTTATTAAGGAATCCAAAAATGATTGTCCGAAGTTTAGAATTCTGGAATGTGCGGAGAATATTCGAGACTGTTTTTTTGATAGAGTTTTATTACTGAATTGGACCTTCAGATTGAATCAAATTTCAAGAAACTGACATATTCATTCactaataatttaatcattatcttGCATGCATTTAGTGACCAATTTGCTCTGTGATCGCTCACTGTGccatcaaataattaaatgaatatatagaaTGAAGTCATGCTAAAtgatcatttacattttaaagaaatcatggATGTTTTactaatttgtattaaaatcgcAATGccgcaattaaaaaaattataaggggTTTACAGTAGCTGTATTTAAGTTtgaacattccaaatcatatgcttctttaatttttttttgtcagtggAATAGGTAGAATTAAATCTAGTgagaagttattaatattttt
Above is a genomic segment from Argiope bruennichi chromosome 1, qqArgBrue1.1, whole genome shotgun sequence containing:
- the LOC129968844 gene encoding uncharacterized protein LOC129968844; amino-acid sequence: MGIALSCGGGRFRFNAKKDKQWFRIDPVVLTKAEATEILAREGQRPGTYLLYEDVEKERICLSFRTTEGEVVHYSIVKLNDLFYFNDFPFPYLESIVLYYKKYKFKDTRLTQQAVLSPYIKSQRSKRISGYLKLDTVRESERDSHV